The Brassica oleracea var. oleracea cultivar TO1000 chromosome C6, BOL, whole genome shotgun sequence genomic interval TGACGACATCAAATCTTCCAGGTCTCCGGTAATGACAGGCTACATTTCATAAACGCTAAGACTCAAGCTGGTTCTAGTAACTAATCTTCTTGTTTTTCTTTTGTGATCTGCAGGCTGTCATTAACTACGGGGCTTCGTGGTATGATCTTGTTCTTTTCTTTTGGTACTTTACGAAAGACAGCATGTCATGTTTACAAACTGTTCGACGAAATGCTTCAATGAGAATGGTATTTTTTTTCAGGTGTGGAGTTTGTAGCCAGATTTTTCCTGCGTACGAAGAGCTTAGCAACAATTTTAAAGGGATGAAGTTTGTTTACGCAGACATCGACGAATGCCCTGAAACCACTCGTCACATCCGTTACACACCAACGTTTCAGTTTTACAGAAACGGAGAAAAAGTTGACGAGATGTTTGGAACTGGTGAAGAGAGGCTCCGTGATCGTCTTTGGCTTCACTCCTGAAAATCATCATGTGTTTATGAAAAAAATTAATTATGAAATCTGCAACTTTTGTAAACAGTATTTTATCATTTCATTACGGAGAATCATTTTCAGGCATAATAGATTATCTTGTTACATAATCAAAAACTGAATTCAAAGAGAGAAAAATAGTTGAGACTTAACTGATTTTTCTGTTAACTTGGGTCTAGTTTAGGCCACCCCAAGTATCCTGTATCTACTCTCGTGGTCCTTTAACGTGGGAAGGAGTCAAAGAATGGAATATGGAGTTTAAAGCACCATTTTGTTTAATTAAATAAAGGTTTTAGAATGTGAACAAAATTAAAAAAATAAAGGTTTTAGATTCACTCGTAAATATGATTTCCATGTGTAAATATGATTTCCATGTGTTATTTGTAAGTTCTTTTCTTTATTGAACTGGTTTGAATAATTTTATATATAAAAGTTTCGTCATTTTACAGATAATATGAATTAAAAGAACAAATGAAATGTTACAAACCAAAATCTAGAACAATTAGGATAAGAAGAAGAAAAAGACAAGATTTATTTTCCATTTGATTTTTTTTTTGGGTTAAATATGTAACTAAGGAAGAGGTAAAAAAAGTTCCGGCAAATAGAAAAGGTAAATAATAACGTCAAAAAGAAAATGTTAAAAAATAAAAGAGTTTTAGTGATTTAAACCTCCAGCTATTTTTAGATAGTATCCTCCAACTAAAATTTTATGTTTTTACATTTTTAACTATTAAACTGTTAATAACGTTAATTTTCCATTAACAAAATCGTTTTTTTTTTCTGAACGGAAACCCGTTAAATTGAAACGTGATGTTTCATATAATCACATTAACGACACGAGATGCTTACAATCAACGGGTATTGCAATGATTTAAACCCTCAACTATTTTTAAATCGGATGAAAAACCCTCCAACTAAAAATTTATGTTTTTAAACCTTCAACTATTAAACTTTAATGTCTTTAACCTTTCGTAAACAAAGTCGTCTTTTCTAAACGGGGACGGACAGGGACAATCACGATTCATCTCCAAATTAAAAAAAAAAATTAGGGTCCTTCCTTTTCAAGAATCATCGAAAATGAAATAAGTCAAAAACTTTAGTTGTTTCTAATCCTAATTCTTTCTCTCCCAGATTATCCATCTTTTCACTCAAATTTTTTTATTTAGAATTCACCATTTTAATAAATTCTAGATAAAATTGCAATGAAACACTGTGCTTCAATTTAACGATTTTCTTTCCAGAAAAGATGACTTTATTTACGGAGGGTTAAAGGCACTAAAGATTTAATAGTTAATGGTTTAAAATATAAAATTATAG includes:
- the LOC106299073 gene encoding thioredoxin-like 3-3 is translated as MKKQESNGANSDFESNSNGNVNFKTASTDQSLLTILDDIKSSRSPAVINYGASWCGVCSQIFPAYEELSNNFKGMKFVYADIDECPETTRHIRYTPTFQFYRNGEKVDEMFGTGEERLRDRLWLHS